In Nocardia sputorum, a single genomic region encodes these proteins:
- a CDS encoding ABC1 kinase family protein: protein MAKQVPTSRLARGTKLGAVAASSVLRTQRTRLTMRGRSEAVRAKMAEESMIRTTEQVVTVLGTMKGVAMKLGQMMSVLDLDLVPEDHRERFQKRLAVLRDAAPTVSFAAMRQVIEDDFGKPLDAVFAEFDAEPVAAASIGQVYRARLHDGRQVAVKVQYPGIDAAVRADLKNLAMFRRVLQSAMPWVTPAVLDELRLNMEAELDYRAEAATQLQIAELYSGHPFVIVPRSLPEFSTTRVLVTEYVEGKGFDAIRQLPQAERDRIGEIIYRFYVGSLFIFNEFCGDPHPGNVLLAADGRVAFLDFGLFNRMDAEHVQFELVCLRAAAEDRAEDLRELMIQRGVIDSPQEIGAEECLEYVLAASEWCLVDEELTITPELASGAFLLAVDPRASEFTGMKQQNLPPEHLFSRRADFLTFGMLGQLGCTGNWHRVAREWLYDEPPVTDLGRAHHAWLADRPPAAPQRPRKKTTK, encoded by the coding sequence ATGGCGAAGCAAGTACCGACCTCTCGGCTTGCTCGTGGCACGAAACTGGGCGCGGTGGCAGCCAGTTCGGTGCTTCGCACCCAGCGCACGCGACTGACCATGCGGGGCAGATCCGAGGCCGTCCGGGCGAAAATGGCCGAGGAATCCATGATTCGCACCACCGAGCAAGTGGTCACGGTGCTGGGCACCATGAAGGGCGTGGCCATGAAGCTCGGCCAGATGATGTCGGTGCTCGACCTGGATCTGGTGCCCGAGGACCACCGGGAACGGTTCCAGAAACGCCTGGCCGTGCTGCGCGACGCGGCCCCGACGGTCTCCTTCGCGGCCATGCGCCAGGTGATCGAGGACGATTTCGGCAAGCCGCTCGACGCGGTCTTCGCCGAGTTCGACGCCGAGCCCGTCGCCGCCGCGTCGATCGGCCAGGTGTACCGGGCGCGGCTGCACGACGGTCGCCAGGTCGCGGTCAAGGTGCAGTACCCGGGCATCGACGCCGCGGTGCGCGCGGATCTGAAGAATCTCGCGATGTTCCGGCGCGTGCTGCAGTCCGCGATGCCCTGGGTGACGCCCGCGGTGCTGGACGAGCTGCGGCTGAACATGGAAGCCGAACTCGACTACCGGGCCGAGGCGGCCACCCAGCTGCAGATCGCCGAGTTGTACTCCGGGCACCCGTTCGTCATCGTGCCGCGCTCGCTGCCGGAGTTCTCCACCACAAGGGTGCTGGTCACCGAGTACGTGGAGGGCAAAGGCTTCGACGCGATCCGGCAGCTGCCGCAGGCGGAGCGCGACCGGATCGGCGAGATCATCTACCGGTTCTACGTGGGATCGTTGTTCATCTTCAACGAGTTCTGCGGCGACCCGCATCCCGGCAACGTGCTGCTCGCCGCCGACGGCCGGGTCGCCTTCCTGGATTTCGGATTGTTCAACCGCATGGACGCCGAGCACGTGCAGTTCGAACTGGTCTGTCTGCGCGCCGCCGCGGAGGATCGCGCCGAAGACCTGCGCGAGCTGATGATCCAGCGCGGCGTCATCGATTCACCGCAGGAGATCGGCGCCGAGGAGTGCCTGGAATACGTGCTGGCCGCCTCGGAATGGTGTCTGGTCGACGAGGAACTGACCATCACCCCGGAATTGGCCAGCGGCGCGTTCCTGCTCGCGGTGGACCCGAGGGCCAGCGAGTTCACCGGCATGAAGCAGCAGAATCTGCCGCCGGAACACCTCTTCTCGCGCCGCGCCGACTTCCTGACCTTCGGCATGCTCGGTCAGCTCGGCTGCACCGGGAACTGGCATCGCGTCGCCCGGGAATGGCTCTACGACGAACCGCCGGTCACCGATCTCGGCCGCGCCCATCACGCCTGGCTCGCCGACCGCCCGCCTGCCGCGCCGCAACGGCCGCGCAAGAAGACCACGAAGTAG
- a CDS encoding saccharopine dehydrogenase family protein, translating to MADTREFDLVLFGATGFVGKLTAEYLLGAAPESARIALAGRSLDKLTSVRDGLGPKAADWGLVVADSTDQAALDALAARTEVVVTTVGPYLRYGMPLVAACAKAGTHYADLTGEPLFIRDAIDAYHEQAVATGAKIVNSCGYDSIPSDLSVYQLYRRTVEDNAGELVDTTLVASLKGGVSGGTIDSGRAMMEAIAADPAKGKVLSHPYSLSPDKAMDPDVGRQSDQALSRASAIDPSLDGWVSTFVMAAHNTKVVRRTNGLLGWVYGKNFRYREVMSAGKSRVAPLVAAGMAGGIVAGLTAGALLSRAAAGRKLLDRVLPKPGTGPDEKARKSGWFTMKTFAHTTSGAKYVATFSGTGDPGYQATAVLLGESGLCLAFDTDKQPELAGILTPAAAMGDALTERLRAAGMIITVDRA from the coding sequence ATGGCAGACACACGGGAATTCGACCTAGTCCTCTTCGGGGCGACGGGTTTCGTCGGCAAGCTCACCGCGGAGTACCTCCTCGGAGCCGCGCCGGAATCCGCCCGGATCGCCCTGGCGGGGCGGTCGCTGGACAAGCTGACGTCGGTCCGTGACGGTCTCGGCCCGAAAGCGGCGGACTGGGGCCTGGTGGTGGCCGACTCGACCGACCAGGCCGCGCTGGACGCGCTGGCGGCGCGCACCGAAGTCGTGGTCACCACGGTCGGCCCGTACCTGCGCTACGGGATGCCGCTGGTGGCGGCGTGCGCCAAGGCCGGCACCCACTACGCCGACCTCACCGGTGAGCCGCTGTTCATCCGCGACGCCATCGACGCCTATCACGAACAGGCCGTCGCCACGGGCGCGAAGATCGTGAACTCCTGCGGCTACGACTCGATTCCGTCGGATCTGAGCGTGTACCAGCTCTACCGCCGCACGGTCGAGGACAACGCCGGTGAACTCGTCGACACCACGCTGGTGGCCTCGCTCAAGGGCGGGGTCAGCGGCGGCACCATCGATTCCGGCCGCGCCATGATGGAGGCGATCGCCGCCGACCCGGCCAAGGGCAAGGTGCTGTCGCACCCGTACTCGCTGAGCCCGGACAAGGCGATGGATCCCGACGTCGGCCGCCAGTCCGATCAGGCGCTGTCGCGCGCCAGTGCCATCGACCCGAGCCTGGACGGGTGGGTGAGCACGTTCGTGATGGCCGCGCACAACACCAAGGTCGTGCGCCGCACCAACGGACTGCTCGGCTGGGTCTACGGCAAGAACTTCCGCTACCGCGAAGTGATGAGCGCGGGGAAGTCGCGGGTGGCGCCGCTGGTGGCGGCGGGCATGGCGGGCGGCATCGTGGCGGGCCTGACCGCGGGCGCGCTGCTGTCGCGGGCGGCCGCGGGCCGCAAGCTGCTGGACCGTGTGCTGCCCAAGCCGGGCACCGGACCGGACGAGAAGGCGCGTAAGAGCGGCTGGTTCACCATGAAGACGTTCGCGCACACCACCTCCGGCGCGAAGTACGTGGCCACCTTCTCCGGCACCGGCGACCCGGGTTACCAGGCCACCGCGGTGCTGCTCGGCGAGAGCGGCCTGTGCCTGGCGTTCGACACCGACAAGCAACCCGAGCTCGCGGGCATCCTCACGCCCGCCGCCGCGATGGGCGACGCGCTGACCGAGCGGTTGCGCGCGGCGGGCATGATCATCACCGTGGACCGGGCCTGA
- a CDS encoding class I SAM-dependent methyltransferase, translating to MNLARKTMNAPALAAVYERAWRPTLFYLASGRTTASDRRDAVTTLRLGGAQKVLDIACGPGNFTRYLSDALSGDGYTIGLDYSEPMLARAVADNAGPRVGYLRGDARSLPFADGTFDAVCCFGALYLIPDPLVAAREMIRVLAPGGRIAITTSYRAANPIGEVSRVVGGLSGLRVFGTRTFPTLFAEQGLVEIDQRVHRLLQYVSATKPA from the coding sequence GTGAACCTCGCACGCAAGACGATGAACGCCCCCGCGCTCGCCGCGGTGTACGAGCGAGCCTGGCGGCCGACGCTGTTCTATCTCGCCAGCGGGCGGACGACCGCGTCGGACCGGCGCGACGCGGTGACGACCCTGCGGCTCGGCGGCGCGCAGAAGGTGCTCGACATCGCTTGCGGGCCGGGCAATTTCACCAGATACCTGAGCGACGCACTGTCCGGCGACGGCTACACGATCGGCTTGGACTACTCCGAGCCGATGCTGGCGCGCGCTGTCGCCGACAACGCCGGACCGCGCGTCGGGTATCTCCGCGGCGACGCGCGCTCGCTCCCGTTCGCGGACGGAACGTTCGACGCCGTCTGCTGTTTCGGCGCGCTCTATCTCATCCCCGACCCGCTCGTCGCCGCGCGCGAGATGATCCGCGTCCTGGCTCCCGGCGGCCGGATCGCGATCACCACCAGTTACCGGGCCGCCAACCCCATCGGCGAGGTGAGCCGCGTGGTCGGCGGTTTGAGCGGTCTGCGGGTGTTCGGCACACGGACTTTTCCGACCCTCTTCGCCGAGCAGGGCTTGGTGGAGATCGATCAGCGGGTCCATCGTCTGCTCCAGTACGTCAGCGCGACCAAACCCGCCTGA
- a CDS encoding GntR family transcriptional regulator yields MTGIEGVVPKYLQIAGHLRELIERGELAAGAEVPSERELAARWKVARPTAAKALNSLRQQGIVRSRRGSGTYVAERSALVRESTPRYESSSPGDYSVRVLRAEVVEGPREVTDALGLPASSAVIVRKLVTDDHSGAARLITCWYPGEFASAATLSAEPEPVPGDVSRYLEAVLGRVAAIVRESVGARLATEDECRHLALAPPAPVLVVHRIGRDTDGVALEYRESVHPPGQSTLYREYFTSSAADFRR; encoded by the coding sequence GTGACCGGAATCGAGGGCGTGGTCCCGAAATACCTGCAGATCGCGGGGCATCTGCGGGAGCTGATCGAGCGCGGCGAGCTGGCCGCGGGCGCCGAGGTGCCGTCCGAGCGCGAACTCGCCGCGCGCTGGAAGGTGGCGCGGCCCACCGCCGCCAAGGCGCTGAATTCGCTGCGCCAGCAAGGAATCGTCAGGTCTCGCCGTGGGTCGGGCACCTATGTGGCCGAACGATCCGCGCTGGTGCGGGAGAGCACGCCCCGATACGAGTCGTCTTCGCCCGGGGATTACTCGGTGCGCGTGCTGCGTGCGGAGGTGGTGGAAGGACCGCGGGAGGTCACCGACGCGCTCGGCCTCCCCGCCTCCAGCGCGGTGATCGTCCGGAAGCTGGTGACCGACGACCATTCCGGAGCCGCGCGACTGATCACCTGCTGGTATCCCGGCGAATTCGCCTCGGCCGCCACACTGTCGGCCGAACCAGAGCCGGTGCCCGGGGACGTCTCTCGGTATCTGGAAGCCGTGCTCGGGCGCGTTGCCGCGATCGTGCGCGAGAGTGTCGGCGCCCGGCTGGCCACCGAGGACGAATGCCGCCATCTCGCGCTCGCGCCCCCGGCGCCGGTGCTGGTCGTGCACCGCATCGGCCGAGACACCGACGGTGTCGCGCTGGAGTACCGCGAAAGCGTCCACCCACCCGGCCAGTCCACCCTGTATCGGGAGTATTTCACCAGCTCAGCGGCCGATTTCCGCCGTTGA
- a CDS encoding ESX secretion-associated protein EspG has protein sequence MKWVLTPDEFTHVWTNETSLDRRPYPVNMVPSATARTESEHLALRLPQRFARQADPDLAAALMLCARNDATTITVSGERTPLARNGTGAAAEQILAFAAVVHNHAGILVATPDRVTVQMCHARAVGERLVQVIGSARPGKLAPMREPQDAVLSPDRTEPFVTNGHRGAAKFRQTLRKPVDGRGFITVTVQPENPMSPPTRHRTWLDFTGDGRYLLTTAHDLILTPVSDEEFAAQLLRLAQV, from the coding sequence GTGAAATGGGTGCTGACCCCGGACGAATTCACGCATGTCTGGACGAACGAAACGAGCCTGGACCGCAGGCCCTACCCGGTCAACATGGTCCCCTCGGCCACGGCGCGGACCGAGTCGGAACACCTGGCCCTCCGCCTGCCGCAGCGCTTCGCCCGCCAAGCCGACCCAGACCTGGCCGCCGCGTTGATGCTCTGCGCGCGCAACGACGCGACCACCATCACCGTCTCCGGCGAACGCACGCCGCTCGCCCGCAACGGAACCGGCGCGGCGGCCGAACAGATCCTCGCCTTCGCCGCGGTCGTGCACAACCACGCGGGCATCCTGGTCGCCACGCCCGACCGGGTGACCGTGCAGATGTGCCATGCCCGCGCCGTGGGCGAACGCCTGGTACAGGTCATCGGGTCGGCGCGGCCGGGCAAGCTGGCCCCGATGCGGGAGCCGCAAGACGCCGTGCTCAGTCCGGACCGCACCGAGCCGTTCGTCACCAATGGTCATCGCGGGGCGGCGAAATTCCGCCAAACGTTGCGCAAGCCCGTGGACGGGCGCGGCTTCATCACCGTCACGGTGCAGCCCGAGAACCCGATGTCCCCGCCCACCCGGCACCGCACCTGGCTGGACTTCACCGGCGACGGCCGCTATCTGCTCACCACCGCGCACGATCTCATCCTCACCCCGGTCTCGGACGAGGAGTTCGCCGCCCAGCTGCTGCGGCTCGCGCAAGTCTGA
- a CDS encoding polyphosphate kinase 2 family protein yields the protein MPEQWTTCATEAMKADGLRVAELDTSGTPGFSGGKKAGLELLADRSQVLSDLQEKLYANGRSGGDKRNVLLILQGMDTAGKGGIVRHVIGSVDPQGVDHAAFGVPTQEERRHHYLWRIRKALPRAGQLGVFDRSHYEDVLVVRVHNLVPPTVWEPRYDEINAFERELVDEGTTLVKVAMFVSLDEQKKRLAERLERRDKFWKFNPADIDERAYWPAYQEAYQAMLDRTSTAHAPWYVVPADRKWFSRLAVTELLIAALEGLDLDWPGPTFDVEAQKRRLARA from the coding sequence ATGCCCGAACAGTGGACGACGTGCGCTACCGAAGCCATGAAAGCCGATGGCCTGCGAGTAGCGGAACTGGACACCTCCGGGACACCCGGGTTCTCCGGCGGCAAGAAAGCCGGACTCGAGCTGCTGGCCGACCGCAGCCAAGTGCTGTCGGATCTGCAGGAGAAGCTGTACGCCAACGGCAGGTCGGGCGGCGACAAGCGCAACGTGCTGCTGATCCTGCAGGGCATGGACACCGCGGGCAAGGGCGGCATCGTCCGGCACGTCATCGGTTCCGTCGACCCGCAGGGTGTCGACCATGCCGCCTTCGGTGTGCCGACGCAGGAAGAGCGGCGCCATCACTATCTGTGGCGCATCCGCAAGGCGCTGCCGCGCGCGGGTCAGCTCGGAGTGTTCGATCGCTCGCACTACGAGGATGTGCTCGTGGTGCGCGTGCACAACCTGGTGCCGCCCACGGTGTGGGAGCCGCGCTACGACGAGATCAACGCGTTCGAGCGCGAATTGGTGGACGAGGGCACCACGCTGGTGAAGGTGGCCATGTTCGTCTCGCTCGACGAACAGAAGAAACGGCTCGCCGAGCGACTGGAACGCAGGGACAAGTTCTGGAAGTTCAACCCGGCCGACATCGATGAGCGCGCGTACTGGCCCGCCTATCAGGAGGCGTACCAGGCGATGCTGGACCGCACGTCCACCGCGCACGCGCCCTGGTACGTCGTGCCCGCCGACCGCAAGTGGTTCTCCCGGCTCGCGGTCACCGAACTGCTGATCGCGGCCCTCGAGGGGCTGGATCTCGACTGGCCAGGGCCGACGTTCGACGTCGAGGCGCAGAAACGGCGCCTGGCCCGAGCCTAG
- a CDS encoding LLM class flavin-dependent oxidoreductase, whose amino-acid sequence MTVLGAVFRPQNPPELLREAARVAEETGLEELWLWEDCFLESGIASAAAALAWTERVRVGVGLLPVPLRNVALTAMEAATLHRLFPDRFLLGVGHGVQSWMAQVGARVASPVTLLSEHVAALRALLAGERVTVSGRYVRLDAVALDWPPATPPKVYAGARGPRSIRLSGEQADGTLLDSITDADGVRAARTLIDEGRAAAGRTDRHQVVANLLAVTGPDAEARLAAERTPAHAPNAGVAGDAHAIAEAVTALAEAGADTVVLQTTADDPDAAAFLRFVAEEVRPLVP is encoded by the coding sequence ATGACTGTTCTCGGTGCTGTGTTCCGTCCGCAAAATCCGCCCGAACTGCTGCGCGAGGCGGCTCGCGTGGCCGAGGAGACGGGGCTGGAGGAGCTGTGGCTGTGGGAGGACTGTTTCCTGGAGAGCGGGATCGCCAGCGCGGCGGCCGCGCTCGCCTGGACCGAACGGGTGCGCGTCGGAGTCGGGTTGCTGCCGGTGCCGCTGCGCAACGTCGCGCTCACCGCGATGGAGGCGGCGACGCTGCACCGGCTGTTCCCGGACCGGTTCCTCCTCGGTGTGGGCCACGGCGTGCAGAGCTGGATGGCGCAAGTCGGCGCACGCGTCGCGTCGCCGGTGACGTTGCTGAGCGAGCATGTGGCCGCGTTGCGCGCGCTCCTGGCCGGCGAGCGGGTCACCGTCTCGGGCCGCTACGTGCGGCTCGACGCCGTCGCGCTGGACTGGCCGCCCGCCACGCCGCCGAAGGTATACGCGGGCGCGCGCGGACCGCGCTCGATCCGGCTGTCGGGAGAACAGGCCGACGGCACCTTGCTGGATTCGATCACCGACGCCGACGGCGTCCGTGCGGCGCGCACGCTGATCGATGAGGGACGTGCCGCGGCCGGCCGCACCGACCGCCACCAGGTGGTGGCGAACCTGCTGGCGGTCACCGGCCCGGACGCCGAAGCGCGCCTGGCCGCCGAACGCACCCCCGCGCACGCGCCGAACGCGGGCGTGGCGGGTGACGCGCACGCGATCGCCGAAGCCGTGACCGCGCTGGCCGAAGCGGGCGCCGACACCGTCGTGCTCCAGACCACCGCCGACGATCCGGACGCCGCCGCTTTCCTCCGGTTCGTCGCCGAGGAAGTCCGGCCCCTGGTCCCCTGA
- a CDS encoding carboxylesterase family protein, giving the protein MAASGRWRGESRAGVAVFRGIPYARAERFGAPEPVEPPDGVYDATRRYAIAPQLPGRLEGVMGRAEALPQSEDCLAVTVTAPASAEPGSCPVLIWLHGGAYLAGSGQWNLYDADRLVRETGIVVVSVSYRLGVLGYLRAPGVSAGNRGVDDQIAALRWVREHIAEFGGDPERVTLAGQSAGAQSVVALLGIAAARSLFAQAIVQSAPFGVGFRSHRQAERVGAMFLAELGADPRTVPVAELLAAQARTARRIAGPAALNPAPPFSPVDDAGALPAEPAWRQALRDTATGLPVLLGCAAEEARAFYGGPHPVFGRLRRLPVTGARLDVAIQRLIGRKAFENGLFRFADELADAGARVYCYRVGQLHPANPYGACHCIDLPLLFADGETWQAAPMLAPLTAGEIDALGRRTRSHWGEFVHTGRIADTGWTPHRPGSRLARQLP; this is encoded by the coding sequence ATGGCGGCCTCCGGGCGCTGGCGCGGCGAGTCCCGCGCCGGGGTCGCGGTGTTCCGCGGCATCCCGTACGCCCGGGCCGAGCGGTTCGGCGCACCGGAGCCGGTCGAGCCGCCGGACGGGGTGTACGACGCGACGCGCCGGTACGCCATCGCACCGCAGTTGCCAGGACGACTCGAGGGTGTGATGGGCCGGGCGGAGGCGCTGCCGCAGTCGGAGGACTGCCTGGCGGTCACCGTCACGGCCCCCGCAAGCGCCGAACCGGGGAGTTGTCCGGTGCTGATCTGGCTGCACGGGGGCGCCTATCTCGCGGGCAGCGGCCAATGGAACCTGTACGACGCGGACCGGCTCGTGCGCGAGACCGGCATCGTGGTGGTGTCGGTGAGCTACCGGCTCGGTGTGCTGGGGTACCTTCGCGCACCGGGCGTCTCGGCCGGAAATCGCGGCGTGGACGACCAGATCGCGGCGCTGCGCTGGGTGCGAGAGCACATCGCCGAGTTCGGCGGCGATCCGGAGCGCGTCACCCTTGCCGGACAGTCCGCCGGCGCGCAGTCGGTCGTCGCGCTGCTCGGCATCGCGGCGGCCAGGAGCCTGTTCGCCCAGGCGATCGTGCAGAGCGCGCCTTTCGGCGTCGGGTTCCGAAGTCACCGGCAGGCCGAGCGGGTGGGGGCGATGTTCCTCGCCGAACTCGGCGCCGATCCGCGCACCGTACCGGTGGCCGAACTGCTTGCCGCGCAGGCGCGTACGGCACGCCGGATCGCTGGGCCCGCCGCGCTGAACCCCGCACCGCCCTTCTCGCCCGTGGACGATGCCGGCGCACTGCCCGCCGAGCCCGCTTGGCGGCAAGCGTTGCGGGACACGGCCACCGGACTGCCGGTGCTGCTCGGTTGCGCGGCCGAGGAGGCGCGGGCGTTCTACGGCGGCCCGCATCCGGTCTTCGGCAGGCTACGTCGACTGCCGGTGACGGGCGCCCGGCTCGACGTGGCGATCCAGCGGCTGATCGGCCGAAAGGCGTTTGAAAACGGTCTGTTCCGCTTCGCCGACGAATTGGCCGACGCCGGGGCGCGCGTGTACTGCTACCGGGTGGGACAGCTCCATCCGGCGAATCCGTACGGCGCCTGCCACTGCATCGATCTACCGCTGCTGTTCGCCGACGGCGAGACCTGGCAAGCCGCTCCGATGCTCGCGCCCCTCACGGCGGGCGAGATCGACGCGCTCGGCCGCCGAACCCGTAGTCACTGGGGCGAATTCGTACACACCGGACGGATCGCCGACACCGGCTGGACACCACACCGGCCGGGCTCGCGTCTCGCGCGGCAACTGCCCTGA
- a CDS encoding TetR/AcrR family transcriptional regulator, with product MADSPGQIRGARLRKAVLDATLARIESAGIGAVRIADIAAAAGVHETSIYRRWKTLPRLLLEALLSRVAEEIPLPDTGSLRGDLERFMTDLIRFARTPSGRALIRGSVIAEADPEVEAIRREFWVRRLSASEEIVRRAIARGDVAATVDPRLTVLTLGGLVHLHVTQLGGELPPGLARDAVDLILTGITRAEPAGRDSAGVTGSGTDVSESLR from the coding sequence ATGGCTGATTCCCCCGGACAGATCCGCGGCGCACGCCTACGGAAAGCCGTCCTCGACGCGACCCTGGCCCGCATCGAGTCGGCCGGCATCGGCGCCGTGCGGATCGCCGACATCGCCGCGGCCGCGGGCGTCCACGAGACCTCGATCTATCGCCGGTGGAAGACGCTGCCCCGCTTGCTTCTGGAGGCCCTGCTGTCCCGGGTGGCCGAAGAGATCCCGCTTCCGGACACCGGATCGCTGCGCGGCGATCTGGAGCGGTTCATGACCGATCTCATCCGTTTCGCGCGGACGCCTTCGGGCCGGGCGTTGATCCGCGGCAGCGTGATCGCCGAGGCCGATCCGGAAGTGGAGGCGATCCGGCGCGAATTCTGGGTGCGGCGGCTGTCGGCGTCGGAAGAGATCGTCCGGCGGGCCATCGCCCGCGGCGACGTCGCGGCGACGGTGGATCCCCGGCTGACCGTGCTGACGCTGGGCGGCCTGGTCCATCTGCACGTCACGCAACTGGGCGGCGAGCTGCCGCCCGGGCTGGCCCGCGACGCCGTCGATCTGATCCTCACCGGCATCACCCGTGCCGAACCCGCCGGGCGAGACTCGGCCGGTGTCACCGGCAGCGGGACGGATGTTTCGGAATCTCTCAGGTAG
- a CDS encoding DsbA family protein has product MSKNQGGKSNPLLAAERADRNRKILIQVAVAAVLVALIAAIGIGIAVKKARNDDPGPTPAITATGTANAGGVPGSLTDNGAVRIGKPDAKVTVRVVADLQCPACKAFEAANGQVLEDAVTNGTAVVEYNIIAFLDKASTTRYSTRAANAAYCVAEADPSKYQAWLKTMFAQQPPEGGAGLPDDQLVQIAKSAGYTDDAVAQCITDHKFDKYIQARTKDVLESGIQSTPSVFVNGKKVASSQEIFGTGGLAPAINAAAGR; this is encoded by the coding sequence GTGAGCAAAAACCAGGGTGGGAAGTCGAACCCGCTGCTGGCGGCGGAACGCGCCGACCGCAACCGCAAGATCTTGATCCAGGTGGCCGTCGCCGCCGTGCTCGTCGCGCTGATCGCGGCGATCGGCATCGGCATCGCGGTGAAGAAGGCCCGCAACGACGATCCCGGCCCCACCCCGGCCATCACGGCGACCGGCACCGCGAACGCGGGCGGCGTGCCCGGTTCGCTCACCGACAACGGCGCGGTCCGGATCGGCAAGCCGGACGCGAAGGTCACCGTGCGCGTCGTCGCCGACCTGCAGTGCCCCGCCTGCAAAGCCTTCGAGGCGGCCAACGGTCAGGTGCTCGAGGACGCGGTGACCAACGGCACCGCGGTCGTCGAATACAACATCATCGCCTTCCTGGACAAGGCCTCCACCACGCGGTACTCCACGCGCGCGGCCAACGCCGCCTACTGCGTCGCCGAGGCCGACCCGTCGAAGTACCAGGCGTGGCTGAAGACGATGTTCGCGCAGCAGCCCCCAGAGGGCGGCGCGGGTCTGCCCGACGACCAGCTGGTGCAGATCGCCAAGAGCGCCGGATACACCGACGACGCGGTCGCCCAGTGCATCACCGACCACAAGTTCGACAAGTACATCCAGGCCCGCACCAAGGACGTGCTGGAAAGCGGTATCCAGTCGACGCCCTCGGTGTTCGTGAACGGCAAGAAGGTCGCGTCCAGCCAGGAGATCTTCGGCACCGGCGGCCTCGCACCCGCGATCAACGCCGCCGCGGGCCGATGA
- a CDS encoding vitamin K epoxide reductase family protein has translation MITAGPRAAWVLLIGGLAGWLAAVALTVERFKLFTDPGYTPSCSINPILSCGSVMVTDQAAVFGFPNPLMGVVGFSVVVTLGVLSVAAVGFPRWVWGGLWLGTLLGVGFIGWLIFQSLYRINALCPYCMVVWAIITPLLAVSTDQLWGGSRGPMGVLAEWRWTIVALFFAVVLLLVFLRFQDYWLSLV, from the coding sequence ATGATCACCGCGGGACCCCGGGCCGCCTGGGTCCTGTTGATCGGCGGGCTGGCCGGTTGGCTGGCCGCGGTGGCGCTGACCGTGGAACGGTTCAAGCTGTTCACCGATCCGGGCTACACGCCGTCGTGCAGCATCAACCCGATCCTGTCCTGCGGGTCGGTGATGGTGACCGACCAGGCCGCGGTCTTCGGCTTTCCGAACCCGCTGATGGGCGTCGTCGGGTTCTCGGTCGTCGTGACGCTCGGCGTGCTGTCGGTGGCGGCGGTCGGTTTCCCGCGCTGGGTCTGGGGCGGACTGTGGCTGGGCACGCTGCTCGGGGTCGGCTTCATCGGCTGGCTGATCTTCCAGAGCCTGTACCGGATCAACGCGCTGTGCCCGTACTGCATGGTGGTCTGGGCGATCATCACACCGCTGCTCGCGGTGAGCACCGATCAGCTGTGGGGCGGCTCGCGTGGCCCGATGGGCGTGCTCGCCGAGTGGCGGTGGACGATCGTCGCGCTGTTCTTCGCGGTCGTGCTGCTGCTGGTGTTCCTGCGCTTCCAGGACTACTGGCTGTCGCTGGTGTGA